The following coding sequences are from one Stigmatopora nigra isolate UIUO_SnigA chromosome 10, RoL_Snig_1.1, whole genome shotgun sequence window:
- the opn1sw2 gene encoding opsin-1, short-wave-sensitive 2: MRGHRNNELPEDFWIPIPLDTNNITSLSPFLIPQDHLGNAGTFYAMAAFMLLIFIFGTAINVLTVACTMQYKKLRSHLNFILVNLALSNLLVSVVGSSTAFICFSSRYFILGPLMCKIEGFMVTLGGMVSLWSLAVIAFERWLVICKPLGNFVFKPDHAIACCVFTWLFALMASLPPLFGWSRYIPEGLQCSCGPDWYTTNNKYNNETYVMFLFGFCFAVPLTTIIFCYGQLLLTMKMAARAQAESASTQKAEKEVTRMVVIMVMGFLVCWLPYASFSLWVVFNRGQTFDLRLATVPSCFSKASAVYNPIIYVVFNKQFRSCMMQMMGMGGGDDESSTSTTSVTEVSKVGPA, encoded by the exons ATGAGGGGACATCGAAACAACGAGCTGCCAGAGGACTTCTGGATACCAATTCCTCTCGATACCAACAATATCACATCACTCAGTCCGTTCCTAATTCCCCAGGATCATCTGGGGAATGCAGGCACATTTTATGCCATGGCCGCGTTCATGTTGCTGATTTTTATCTTTGGAACGGCTATCAATGTCCTTACCGTTGCTTGCACCATGCAATACAAAAAGCTTCGGTCCCATCTCAACTTCATCCTGGTGAACTTGGCACTGTCAAATCTTCTGGTGTCTGTGGTGGGCTCTTCTACTGCATTCATCTGCTTTTCTTCAAGATATTTCATCCTTGGACCATTGATGTGCAAGATTGAAGGTTTCATGGTGACGCTGGGtg GTATGGTAAGCCTCTGGTCTCTAGCTGTGATTGCTTTTGAACGATGGCTGGTCATTTGCAAGCCTCTTggaaattttgttttcaaaccaGACCACGCTATAGCTTGCTGTGTATTCACTTGGTTGTTTGCATTAATGGCCTCGTTGCCACCACTTTTTGGATGGAGTAG ataCATTCCAGAGGGCCTGCAATGCTCCTGCGGGCCTGATTGGTACACcacaaacaataaatacaacaatGAAACATATGTGATGTTCCTCTTTGGCTTCTGCTTTGCTGTCCCACTTACCACCATTATCTTCTGTTATGGTCAACTCCTCCTTACAATGAAAATG GCGGCAAGAGCCCAAGCCGAGTCTGCATCTACTCAGAAAGCAGAGAAAGAAGTGACCAGGATGGTGGTCATCATGGTGATGGGTTTCCTGGTTTGCTGGTTACCCTATGCCTCCTTTTCCCTTTGGGTTGTCTTTAACCGAGGGCAGACCTttgacctgcgattggctactGTACCGTCGTGCTTTTCCAAGGCCTCAGCAGTCTACAATCCCATCATCTATGTCGTCTTTAACAAACAG TTCCGGTCATGCATGATGCAGATGATGGGAATGGGTGGTGGTGACGACGAGTCGTCAACATCTACAACATCAGTGACTGAAGTCTCCAAAGTTGGACCTGCTTAG
- the LOC144202799 gene encoding red-sensitive opsin, with product MAEAWDKPYFAARRYQETTRGSAFSYTNSNNTRDPFEGPNYHIAPRWVYNISTIWMFIVVIASVFTNGLVLVATAKFKKLRHPLNWILVNLAIADLGETVFASTISVCNQFFGYFILGHPMCVFEGFTVSTCGITALWSLTVISWERWIVVCKPFGNVKFDSKWATGGIVFSWVWSAAWCAPPIFGWSRYWPHGLKTSCGPDVFSGSEDPGVLSYMIVLMITCCIIPLAIIVLCYFAVWWAIRTVAMQQKESESTQKAEREVSRMVVVMIFAYIFCWGPYTFFACFAAANPGYAFHPLAAAMPAYFAKSATIYNPIIYVFMNRQFRTCIMQLFGKEVDDGSEVSTSKTEVSSVAPA from the exons ATGGCAGAGGCCTGGGATAAACCATACTTTGCTGCCAGGCGGTACCAAGAGACTACAAGAGGTTCTGCATTTTCCTATACAAACAGCAACAATACCAGAG ATCCTTTTGAAGGTCCCAATTACCATATTGCTCCTCGATGGGTTTACAATATTTCAACAATTTGGATGTTTATCGTGGTTATTGCATCGGTTTTCACAAATGGACTCGTCTTGGTGGCTACGGCCAAATTCAAGAAACTGCGTCACCCTCTCAATTGGATTCTGGTCAATCTTGCCATTGCTGATCTTGGAGAAACCGTTTTTGCCAGTACTATCAGTGTTTGTAACcaattttttggttattttattcTGGGACACCCCATGTGCGTATTTGAGGGTTTTACTGTCTCCACTTGTG GTATCACCGCTCTCTGGTCTCTAACTGTCATCTCTTGGGAGAGATGGATAGTTGTATGCAAACCATTTGGAAATGTGAAATTTGATAGCAAATGGGCTACAGGTGGAATTGTGTTCTCCTGGGTCTGGTCTGCCGCATGGTGCGCTCCCCCAATCTTTGGATGGAGTAG GTACTGGCCTCATGGTTTGAAAACATCTTGCGGCCCTGATGTATTCAGTGGGAGTGAAGACCCTGGCGTTCTGTCCTATATGATTGTTCTGATGATCACTTGTTGTATCATCCCACTGGCTATCATTGTGCTGTGCTACTTTGCAGTGTGGTGGGCCATCCGAACT GTTGCCATGCAGCAGAAGGAATCGGAGTCCACACAGAAAGCAGAGAGAGAAGTATCCAGGATGGTGGTGGTCATGAtctttgcatatattttttgctgGGGCCCGTACACCTTTTTTGCCTGCTTTGCCGCGGCAAATCCAGGTTATGCTTTTCATCCACTTGCTGCAGCCATGCCGGCATACTTTGCCAAAAGTGCAACTATCTACAACCCAATCATCTATGTTTTTATGAATCGACAG tttcggACGTGCATCATGCAGCTCTTTGGCAAAGAAGTAGATGATGGTTCGGAAGTATCCACGTCAAAGACAGAGGTCTCCTCTGTGGCTCCTGCATAA